A genomic stretch from Lathyrus oleraceus cultivar Zhongwan6 chromosome 2, CAAS_Psat_ZW6_1.0, whole genome shotgun sequence includes:
- the LOC127120017 gene encoding ubiquitin domain-containing protein DSK2a — MGGDAAESATEPQTTDGVKINIRCSNGSKFFVHVSLESTVRSFKDAVAQNCDISADQQRLIYKGRILKDDQTLQSYGLEADHTVHLVRGFTPANTTGGTNTSGANTTTTNARAAGANEGGGLGGAGLGASLFPGLGINGMGGGGGLNSLFGASPPDLDQLQQPFMSNPNLVREIMNSPAMQNLLNNPDIVRNLLMSNPQMQELMDRNPELAHILNDPSTLRQTLEATRNPEIMREMMRNTDRAMSNIESSPEGFNMLRRMYENVQEPFLNATTMAGNTGNDSTGILGTQGGQTRNQSTNPSTTSAEATSPVPNTNPLPNPWSSAATGGAQSNVRRSTTGVEARQQTPTGLGGPGMPDLEGMLGGLPDASSLSQFMQNPAISQMMQSILSNPQTMNQILGMNTDQRGVPDLNSMREVMQNPEFLRMFSSPETMQQLLSMQQALMTQLGQQQSTQEPGQAGGGTGPANNAGLEMLSSMFGGLGAGSLAVPNRSNEPPEQLYATQLSQLQEMGFFDTQENIRALIATSGNVHAAVERLLGNPGQ; from the exons ATGGGAGGTGACGCTGCCGAGAGTGCGACGGAGCCACAAACCACCGACGGAGTTAAGATCAACATTCGTTGCTCCAATGGTTCCAAGTTTTTCGTTCATGTTAGCCTTGAATCTACCGTCCGTTCGTTTAAGGATGCTGTCGCTCAGAACTGTGATATCTCTGCTGACCAACAACGTTTGATTTATAAGGGTCGGATCCTCAAGGACGATCAAACCCTTCAAAGCTACG GTTTGGAGGCAGATCACACTGTTCATTTGGTTCGTGGCTTTACTCCTGCCAATACAACTGGTGGGACTAATACCAGTGGTGCCAATACCACAACTACTAATGCTAGAGCTGCTGGTGCTAATGAGGGTGGGGGATTAGGAGGAGCCGGACTTGGAGCTTCACTGTTTCCAGGACTAGGTATCAATGGGATGGGTGGAGGTGGTGGTCTCAATAGCTTATTTGGAGCGAGCCCTCCAGATCTTGATCAATTGCAGCAACCATTTATGTCAAATCCCAATTTAGTGAGAGAAATTATGAACTCGCCTGCCATGCAAAATTTATTAAATAACCCTGATATAGTGCGCAACCTTCTAATGAGTAACCCACAGATGCAAGAGCTCATGGATAGAAACCCTGAGCTGGCACACATACTTAATGATCCAAGCACACTTCGCCAGACACTTGAGGCTACAAGGAACCCTGAGATCATGCGCGAAATGATGAGGAATACAGACAGAGCAATGAGCAATATTGAATCTTCTCCTGAGGGGTTCAACATGCTGAGGCGCATGTATGAAAATGTTCAAGAACCATTTTTAAATGCCACCACAATGGCTGGCAATACAGGAAATGACAGTACCGGAATTTTGGGGACTCAAGGTGGCCAAACAAGGAATCAATCGACCAATCCCTCGACTACCAGTGCTGAAGCAACTTCCCCTGTACCCAATACTAACCCACTTCCTAATCCTTGGTCATCTGCTGCAA CTGGAGGTGCCCAAAGTAACGTCAGGAGGTCAACTACTGGTGTGGAAGCTCGGCAGCAGACACCCACTGGCTTAGGTGGGCCTGGTATGCCAGATCTTGAAGGCATGTTGGGTGGTTTGCCAGATGCCAGTTCATTGAGCCAATTTATGCAAAATCCAGCTATTTCACAAATGATGCAAAGTATCCTTTCCAATCCTCAAACAATGAATCAG ATTCTTGGTATGAATACTGATCAGCGTGGGGTGCCTGATCTAAATTCAATGAGAGAGGTGATGCAAAACCCAGAGTTTCTTCGCATGTTTTCCTCACCCGAGACAATGCAG CAACTCTTGTCTATGCAGCAAGCTCTTATGACCCAGCTTGGTCAGCAGCAATCAACACA GGAACCAGGTCAAGCAGGTGGAGGCACCG GACCAGCGAACAACGCGGGGCTGGAGATGTTGTCGAGCATGTTTGGTGGACTTGGAGCTGGTAGCCTAGCTGTTCCAAACAGATCAAATG AGCCACCAGAGCAATTGTATGCTACCCAACTTTCCCAGCTTCAAGAGATGGGATTCTTTGACACGCAAGAAAACATAAGGGCTCTTATTGCTACATCAGGGAATGTTCATGCAGCAGTTGAGCGGCTTTTGGGGAACCCTGGACAGTAG